A single Nocardioides bizhenqiangii DNA region contains:
- a CDS encoding VOC family protein has product MTLTLGMVTTDTTDPTGLAAWWSEQFGAEVADPFGGTFVLVSGGTLPLTVAFQLVEAPTPGKNRLHLDLTAADLDAEVDRLLASGASLVERRGDENFRWVTLTDPAGNEFCVAAASETTGLA; this is encoded by the coding sequence ATGACGCTCACCCTTGGCATGGTCACGACCGACACGACCGACCCGACAGGGCTCGCGGCTTGGTGGTCCGAGCAGTTCGGCGCAGAGGTTGCCGACCCCTTCGGCGGCACGTTCGTGCTGGTGTCGGGCGGCACCCTCCCCCTCACGGTCGCCTTCCAGCTGGTCGAGGCCCCCACCCCGGGCAAGAACCGGCTCCACCTCGACCTGACCGCGGCCGACCTCGACGCCGAGGTCGATCGCCTGCTGGCCTCCGGTGCTTCGCTGGTCGAACGCAGGGGTGACGAGAACTTCCGCTGGGTCACCCTGACCGACCCCGCAGGCAACGAGTTCTGCGTCGCTGCCGCCTCCGAGACCACAGGACTCGCCTGA
- a CDS encoding sugar phosphate isomerase/epimerase family protein produces MPRPVTLFTGQWADLPLEEVARLASEWGYDGLEIACWGDHLDPWAAAEDDAYVRAKLDVLEKYQLSVYTISNHLKGQAVCDDPIDARHQAILPARIWGDGDPEGVRRRAAEEMKATAHAAERLGVSTVVGFTGSSIWKYVAMFPPASEEMVAAGYRDFADRWNPILDVFDECGVRFAHEVHPSEIAYDYWTTHAALDAIGHRPAFGLNWDPSHFVWQDLDPVGFLWDFRDRIYHVDCKDAKRQVGNGRNGRLGSHLPWADPRRGWDFVSTGHGDVPWEQSFRMLNTIRYDGPISVEWEDAGMDRLVGAPEALEFVRRLAFDAPAAAFDAAFATED; encoded by the coding sequence ATGCCACGACCAGTCACGCTCTTCACCGGCCAGTGGGCCGACCTGCCACTCGAGGAGGTCGCCCGGCTGGCGTCGGAATGGGGGTACGACGGCCTCGAGATCGCGTGCTGGGGCGACCACCTCGACCCCTGGGCGGCGGCGGAGGACGACGCGTACGTCCGCGCGAAGCTCGACGTCCTCGAGAAGTACCAGCTGTCCGTCTACACGATCTCCAACCACCTCAAGGGGCAAGCGGTCTGCGACGACCCGATCGACGCCCGGCACCAGGCGATCCTGCCCGCTCGGATCTGGGGTGACGGCGACCCCGAGGGGGTGCGCCGGCGCGCGGCCGAGGAGATGAAGGCGACCGCCCACGCCGCGGAGCGGCTCGGCGTCTCTACCGTGGTCGGGTTCACCGGATCCTCCATCTGGAAGTACGTCGCGATGTTCCCGCCGGCGTCGGAGGAGATGGTCGCCGCTGGCTACCGGGACTTCGCCGACCGTTGGAACCCGATCCTCGACGTCTTCGACGAGTGCGGCGTCCGGTTCGCTCACGAGGTCCACCCCTCGGAGATCGCCTACGACTACTGGACGACGCACGCGGCGCTGGATGCGATCGGGCACCGGCCGGCGTTCGGGCTCAACTGGGACCCGAGCCACTTCGTCTGGCAGGACCTCGACCCGGTGGGCTTCCTCTGGGACTTCCGCGACCGGATCTATCACGTCGACTGCAAGGACGCGAAGCGGCAGGTCGGCAACGGCCGCAACGGCCGGCTCGGGTCGCACCTGCCGTGGGCCGACCCCCGGCGCGGCTGGGACTTCGTGTCCACCGGCCACGGCGACGTGCCGTGGGAGCAGAGCTTCCGGATGCTCAACACCATCAGGTACGACGGTCCCATCTCGGTGGAGTGGGAGGACGCCGGGATGGACCGGCTCGTGGGTGCGCCCGAGGCGCTCGAGTTCGTACGCCGGCTCGCTTTCGATGCTCCGGCGGCCGCGTTCGACGCGGCCTTCGCCACGGAGGACTGA
- a CDS encoding Ig-like domain-containing protein yields MPASRGLRAVAVVFALAACVGVTLAAPAAAAPPVVQDDHKWMYPNQFRTIDVLANDSDPDGDELAICRVDDGPEDAEYFAGVEDNKLFVATGDDPGEDIVIHYYVCDFETLVPATLTISFRELHPIEVVKLDRPGLLRVSNDNSRVVRFLYGSFRQERPDGRTRVFPHDSVVIRVHRHRIDWLAYFPRGGILVGIGHVRGIELPADKVSDGDRAGIPLGRREAKLWGAQR; encoded by the coding sequence ATGCCAGCATCTCGCGGACTCCGCGCCGTCGCCGTCGTCTTCGCCCTCGCCGCCTGTGTCGGGGTGACGCTCGCGGCACCGGCAGCGGCGGCGCCCCCGGTCGTCCAGGACGACCACAAGTGGATGTATCCCAACCAGTTCCGGACGATCGACGTGCTCGCCAACGACTCCGACCCGGATGGCGACGAGCTCGCCATCTGCCGCGTGGATGATGGACCGGAGGACGCGGAGTACTTCGCCGGCGTCGAGGACAACAAGCTGTTCGTGGCCACCGGTGACGACCCCGGCGAGGACATCGTCATCCACTACTACGTCTGCGACTTCGAGACGCTGGTGCCGGCGACCCTGACGATCTCCTTCCGCGAGCTGCACCCGATCGAGGTCGTCAAGCTGGACCGTCCCGGCCTCCTGCGCGTGAGCAACGACAACTCCCGCGTCGTCCGGTTCCTCTACGGAAGTTTCCGTCAGGAACGGCCCGACGGCAGGACGCGCGTGTTCCCGCACGACTCGGTCGTCATCCGGGTGCACCGCCACAGGATCGACTGGCTCGCCTACTTCCCGCGCGGCGGCATCCTGGTCGGCATCGGCCACGTCCGCGGGATCGAGCTGCCTGCCGACAAGGTCAGCGACGGCGACCGTGCGGGGATCCCGCTCGGCCGCCGAGAGGCGAAGCTGTGGGGAGCGCAGCGCTGA
- a CDS encoding acetoacetate decarboxylase family protein produces MTASHDILGRTVTMPVDVRDGSSATVIFDVALDAARSLAPPGFEVTESAPGRAQVALALIDYRDNDLGSYLEVGTILFVRPEGGGEDGTFITHLPVTEEFTCVAGNRIWGFPKSVEQIEVTNTDTTSRWVLTMDGQLVVDVTVPRGGSDEMPPLPMAAYTLIDGRPHVTRFTQGGSGSGVHLGADVALTLGDHPIAKELASLSISPESVVLSTWTERMQARFEEPVPL; encoded by the coding sequence GTGACCGCGAGCCACGACATCCTCGGCAGGACCGTGACCATGCCCGTCGACGTACGCGACGGATCGAGCGCCACGGTGATCTTCGACGTCGCGCTCGACGCCGCCCGCTCCCTCGCCCCGCCCGGATTCGAGGTCACCGAGTCCGCGCCCGGGCGGGCGCAGGTCGCGCTCGCGCTGATCGACTACCGGGACAACGACCTCGGCTCGTACCTCGAGGTCGGCACCATCCTGTTCGTGCGCCCGGAGGGCGGCGGCGAGGACGGGACCTTCATCACCCACCTCCCGGTGACCGAGGAGTTCACCTGCGTGGCCGGCAACCGGATCTGGGGCTTCCCCAAGTCGGTCGAGCAGATCGAGGTGACCAACACCGACACCACCAGCCGCTGGGTCCTCACGATGGACGGCCAGCTCGTCGTCGACGTCACGGTGCCGCGCGGTGGTTCGGACGAGATGCCGCCGCTCCCGATGGCGGCGTACACCCTCATCGACGGCCGCCCGCACGTCACCCGGTTCACCCAGGGCGGGAGCGGCAGCGGAGTGCACCTCGGCGCCGACGTCGCCCTCACCCTCGGCGACCACCCGATCGCCAAGGAGCTCGCCTCGTTGAGCATCTCGCCCGAGTCGGTGGTCCTCAGCACGTGGACCGAGCGGATGCAGGCGCGCTTCGAGGAGCCCGTCCCGCTCTGA
- a CDS encoding TIGR03086 family metal-binding protein, whose product METLDLVPAVTNLRGLVASVSDDQLTAQTPCPDYSVGDLLDHIGGLAIAFTGAARKLPVPGSEEGGSGDASRLEPGWRERIDRDLADLAEAWDDPAAYEGEATAGGVTMPGPIAASVALNEVVVHGWDLATAIGRPFEADDAAVHACMAFAEPFSTPETADQRGDAFGPVVPVPDDASPLVRLLGMMGRRA is encoded by the coding sequence ATGGAGACCCTCGACCTCGTCCCTGCCGTCACGAACCTCCGCGGCCTGGTCGCGTCCGTCTCGGACGACCAGCTCACCGCGCAGACGCCCTGCCCGGACTACTCGGTCGGCGACCTGCTCGACCACATCGGTGGCCTCGCGATCGCGTTCACCGGTGCGGCGCGCAAGCTGCCGGTGCCCGGCTCCGAGGAGGGCGGGAGCGGCGACGCCTCGCGCCTCGAGCCCGGATGGCGCGAACGGATCGACCGGGACCTGGCCGACCTGGCGGAGGCGTGGGACGACCCGGCGGCGTACGAAGGGGAGGCCACCGCCGGCGGGGTCACGATGCCCGGACCGATCGCGGCCTCGGTCGCGCTCAACGAGGTCGTCGTCCACGGCTGGGACCTGGCGACGGCGATCGGCCGCCCGTTCGAGGCCGACGATGCGGCCGTCCATGCCTGCATGGCCTTCGCCGAGCCGTTCTCCACCCCCGAGACGGCCGACCAGCGCGGCGACGCGTTCGGTCCGGTCGTGCCGGTGCCGGACGACGCGAGCCCGCTCGTGCGGCTGCTCGGGATGATGGGCCGCCGGGCCTGA
- a CDS encoding glycoside hydrolase family 13 protein: MSAEPIAIPSHRDRSRDSRRWWRNGVVYQVYVRSFQDSDGDGIGDLDGLRSRLPYLRSLGIDGIWLNPFYRSPQHDHGYDVSDYQAVHSEYGDLVAFDRLVHDAHRLDIKVIIDIVPNHCSVEHPWFTAAVAAGPDSPERARFHFADGRGEYGELPPNNWRSIFGGPAWHRISEPDGSPGQWYLHAFAPEQADFNWANPDVAEHFEDVLRFWLDRGVDGLRIDVAHGLHKLEGLPDHPFAIDDELTGDPINPHAWNQPEVHDVWRRWRALADEYTEETGCERVLVGEVGLLDTAELAAYQRPDELHQCFFFEFLRAPWDAQALSEVIERGLDTVAAWDSPVAWVLNNHDMPRSVTRYGGGSPGVAPGDIDLGSRRARAAALLMLALPGSAYLYQGEELGLPEVTDLPDHVLTDPMFHRTNGARRGRDGCRVPLPWAAGQDSFGFSPVGAHAATWLPQPDWFAHHSVDRQLESGESMLLFYRQAIALRRRVPALSSDRFRWLSTEPGVLAFTRGDGVACIVNCSARPVCAPVGSQLLIGSDPEVGEKLPPHTAGWFVLEVTR; encoded by the coding sequence ATGTCTGCCGAGCCGATCGCCATCCCCAGCCACCGCGATCGGTCACGCGACTCCCGAAGGTGGTGGCGGAACGGCGTCGTCTACCAGGTCTACGTCCGCAGCTTCCAGGACTCCGACGGCGACGGCATCGGCGATCTCGACGGCCTCCGCTCCCGGCTTCCCTACCTGCGCAGCCTCGGCATCGACGGGATCTGGCTCAACCCGTTCTACCGGTCGCCCCAGCACGACCACGGCTACGACGTCAGCGACTACCAGGCGGTCCACTCCGAGTACGGCGACCTGGTCGCGTTCGACCGTCTGGTGCACGACGCGCACCGGCTCGACATCAAGGTCATCATCGACATCGTCCCCAACCACTGCTCGGTCGAGCACCCGTGGTTCACCGCCGCGGTGGCCGCCGGTCCGGACAGCCCCGAACGGGCCCGGTTCCACTTCGCCGACGGCCGCGGCGAGTACGGCGAGCTGCCGCCCAACAACTGGCGCTCCATCTTCGGCGGACCCGCGTGGCACCGGATCAGCGAACCCGACGGCTCGCCGGGCCAGTGGTACCTCCACGCATTCGCCCCGGAGCAGGCCGACTTCAACTGGGCGAACCCCGACGTCGCCGAGCACTTCGAGGACGTGCTCCGGTTCTGGCTCGACCGCGGCGTGGACGGGTTGCGCATCGACGTCGCACACGGGCTGCACAAGCTCGAGGGACTGCCCGACCACCCGTTCGCCATCGACGACGAGCTGACCGGCGACCCGATCAACCCGCACGCCTGGAACCAACCCGAGGTCCACGACGTGTGGCGCCGCTGGCGGGCGCTCGCCGACGAGTACACCGAGGAGACCGGATGCGAGCGGGTGCTGGTGGGCGAGGTCGGCCTGCTCGACACCGCCGAGCTCGCCGCGTACCAACGCCCCGACGAGCTCCACCAGTGCTTCTTCTTCGAGTTCCTACGGGCTCCGTGGGACGCGCAGGCGCTCTCCGAGGTCATCGAGCGCGGCCTCGACACGGTCGCCGCATGGGACTCCCCCGTCGCGTGGGTGCTGAACAACCACGACATGCCGAGATCCGTCACCCGCTACGGCGGAGGATCCCCTGGAGTCGCCCCAGGCGACATCGACCTGGGATCCAGGCGGGCCCGAGCGGCCGCCCTGCTCATGCTCGCACTGCCGGGCTCCGCGTACCTCTACCAGGGCGAGGAGCTCGGTCTGCCCGAGGTCACCGACCTCCCGGACCACGTGTTGACCGACCCGATGTTCCACCGCACCAACGGCGCGCGCCGGGGGCGCGACGGCTGCCGCGTCCCCCTGCCCTGGGCGGCCGGACAGGACTCCTTCGGGTTCTCCCCCGTCGGCGCGCACGCCGCCACGTGGCTGCCCCAGCCCGACTGGTTCGCCCACCATTCCGTCGACCGGCAGCTCGAGTCCGGCGAGTCCATGCTCCTGTTCTACCGTCAGGCCATCGCCCTTCGACGACGCGTTCCCGCCCTGTCCTCGGACCGGTTCCGGTGGCTGTCGACCGAGCCCGGCGTGCTCGCGTTCACGCGTGGCGACGGCGTCGCCTGCATCGTCAACTGCTCCGCTCGTCCGGTCTGCGCGCCCGTCGGCTCACAGCTCCTGATCGGCAGCGATCCCGAGGTGGGGGAGAAGTTGCCCCCGCACACGGCCGGGTGGTTCGTGCTCGAGGTGACCCGATGA